One part of the Muntiacus reevesi chromosome 20, mMunRee1.1, whole genome shotgun sequence genome encodes these proteins:
- the LOC136151821 gene encoding olfactory receptor 12D3-like — protein MENATTVNEFLLLGLTSTQELQPVLFMTLLIIYMIDLFGNGSILVVVISEPRLYTPMYFFLGNLSCLDICYSSVTLPILMANLLSAHKAISFLGCITQLHFFHFLGCTESILLAIMGFDRFVAICYPLRYTVIMNLKVCILLATVAWVTSFFYALMHSVMTARLNFCHSLKLNYFFCDVKPLLELACGDIRLNQWLIFIVTGSLAMAACFLTFLSYLYIISFLLFKNRTCRGLHKALSTCASHFMVVSLFYGTVGLTYIPPASATSVSQGRYVAVIHTTVTSLLNPLIYTLRNKEVKLALKRVFGRKLKLSI, from the coding sequence ATGGAGAACGCTACTACAGTGAATGAGTTTCTCCTGCTGGGACTGACCTCCACTCAGGAGCTGCAGCCTGTTCTCTTTATGACCCTCCTGATTATATACATGATCGATCTGTTTGGAAACGGGTCCATATTAGTGGTTGTCATCTCGGAGCCAAGGCTCTACACCCCTATgtattttttcctgggaaatctttCTTGTCTGGATATCTGCTATTCTTCAGTGACATTGCCCATACTAATGGCAAACCTCCTGTCTGCTCACAAGGCCATATCTTTCCTGGGCTGTATCACTCAGCTACACTTCTTCCACTTTTTGGGCTGCACTGAGTCCATCTTGCTGGCCATTATGGGTTTTGACCGATTTGTGGCCATCTGTTACCCACTTCGCTACACTGTTATCATGAACCTCAAGGTGTGTATTCTCCTGGCAACTGTGGCCTGGGTCACCAGCTTCTTTTATGCTCTGATGCATTCTGTCATGACTGCACGTCTGAACTTTTGCCACTCTCTGAAACTCAACTATTTCTTCTGCGATGTGAAGCCCCTCTTAGAGTTAGCTTGTGGTGACATTCGGCTCAATCAGTGGCTCATTTTTATTGTCACTGGCAGCTTAGCTATGGCAGCATGCTTTCTCACTTTCCTCTCCTACTTGTATATTATCAGCTTCCTTCTGTTCAAGAACCGGACCTGCCGTGGGCTCCACAAGGCTCTTTCCACATGTGCCTCTCATTTCATGGTTGTATCTCTGTTTTATGGAACTGTGGGGCTCACCTATATCCCCCCTGCCTCTGCCACATCTGTATCACAGGGACGGTATGTGGCTGTCATACACACCACTGTCACTTCACTGCTGAATCCACTGATATACACCCTTAGGAATAAGGAAGTAAAGTTGGCTTTGAAGAGAGTGTTtgggaggaaactgaagctgtcTATCTAA
- the LOC136151212 gene encoding olfactory receptor 5V1-like, whose translation MKGENQTILFEFIILGFSNLNELKFLLFTIFLVAYICTLGGNTFIILVTMTDPRLHTPMYFFLENLAFLDICYTTTNVPQMMVHLLSERKSISYLGCMLQLFAFIFFVGSESLLLAAMAYDRYIAICKPLRYSVIMNKVLYSRLAVFCWMGGFLNSVVHTVLTFRLPFCGNNKIHYFFCDIPPLLILSCGDTSVNELALLSIGVFIGWTPFLCIILSYLYIISTILRIRSSEGRQKAFSTCASHLIIVLLYYGSFIFTYVRPISAYSLEKDRLISVLYSVVTPMLNPIIYSLRNKDIKEAAKVVGKKWQASSSLSFAA comes from the coding sequence ATGAAAGGAGAAAACCAAACGATTCTATTTGAGTTTATCATCTTGGGATTCTCCAATTTAAATGAGttgaaatttttacttttcactaTTTTCCTGGTAGCATATATCTGTACTTTGGGAGGAAATACCTTCATAATTTTGGTGACCATGACTGATCCACGCCTGCACACtcccatgtatttttttctggaaaacttAGCTTTTCTTGACATCTGCTACACCACCACTAATGTTCCCCAGATGATGGTACATCTACTATCAGAGAGaaaaagcatttcttatttgGGTTGCATGCTGCaactttttgcatttatattttttgttgGGTCAGAGTCCCTGCTTCTGGCAGCTATGGCATATGATCGCTACATTGCTATCTGTAAGCCCTTAAGGTATTCGGTTATTATGAACAAAGTCCTGTATAGCCGGTTAGCAGTTTTCTGTTGGATGGGTGGTTTCCTCAACTCAGTGGTGCACACAGTACTGACATTCCGCCTGCCCTTCTGTGGCAACAACAAGAttcattatttcttctgtgaCATTCCCCCTTTGCTGATCTTGTCTTGCGGGGACACTTCTGTCAATGAGTTGGCCCTACTATCCATTGGGGTCTTCATTGGTTGGACTCCTTTTTTGTGTATCATACTTTCCTACCTTTatattatttctaccattttaaggATCAGGTCTTCTGAGGGGAGGCAAAAGGCCTTTTCTACTTGTGCTTCCCACCTGATCATTGTCCTTCTCTATTATGGCAGCTTCATCTTCACATATGTACGACCCATATCAGCGTATTCACTGGAGAAAGACAGACTGATTTCAGTATTGTACAGTGTTGTCACCCCCATGTTAAACCCTATTATCTACTCTTTGAGGAATAAGGATATCAAAGAGGCTGCAAAAGTTGTGGGGAAAAAATGGCAGGCTTCAAGCTCCCTCTCTTTTGCTGCGTAA